A stretch of Carassius auratus strain Wakin unplaced genomic scaffold, ASM336829v1 scaf_tig00214851, whole genome shotgun sequence DNA encodes these proteins:
- the LOC113093042 gene encoding formyl peptide receptor-related sequence 1-like: protein MISNPTLSPQSNSNTSMSYEKTTVDIVFYSIIVLFGTTGNSLVIWVAGFRMKPTVTNVWLVNLAVADLIFSLTRVTSLISSLFFDHWPFGVFLCKFNGFFKYANMFCSVFLLAVISVDRALCIWHPVFTRKRRTLCAARVVSVGVWIVAVMLSSPYFLYRQVFLEKNNLSHCSFKEKGEEGDGSSANCCWDTQNTALWKIKASSDSCRFGLCLFLMLGSPITF, encoded by the exons ATGATCTCCAATCCAACTCTTTCCCCTCAATCCAACTCCAATACCTCAATGTCCTATGAGAAAACAACAGTAGACATTGTCTTCTATTCAATCATAGTTCTCTTTGGCACCACTGGGAACTCTTTGGTCATCTGGGTAGCTGGATTCCGAATGAAACCCACCGTCACAAATGTTTGGCTGGTCAATCTCGCTGTAGCAGACCTGATCTTCTCCCTGACACGAGTCACTTCTCTCATCTCAAGTCTGTTCTTTGACCACTGGCCTTTTGGGGTTTTTCTCTGCAAGTTTAACGGTTTCTTCAAGTATGCCAACATGTTCTGCAGTGTTTTTCTTCTGGCTGTCATCAGTGTGGATCGAGCGCTCTGTATCTGGCATCCAGTGTTCACCAGAAAACGCCGGACGTTATGTGCTGCTCGTGTGGTCAGTGTGGGAGTTTGGATTGTGGCAGTGATGTTAAGCTCACCGTACTTTTTGTACCGACAGGTCTTCCTTGAAAAGAACAACTTGAGCCACTGCTCATTCAAG GAGAAAGGAGAAGAAGGAGATGGCAGTTCAGCAAA CTGCTGTTGGGATACGCAGAACACGGCTCTCTGGAAAATCAAGGCCTCTTCGGATTCTTGTCGTTTTGGTCTGTGCCTTTTTCTTATGCTGGGCTCCCCTATCACGTTCTAG